In Sphingomonas panacisoli, one genomic interval encodes:
- a CDS encoding DUF1289 domain-containing protein produces the protein MSLPDFISIVPVQTIESPCVNICTIGEDRLCEGCRRSINEIAQWSRMTPAERRAVMAELPTR, from the coding sequence ATGTCGCTGCCCGATTTCATCAGCATCGTGCCGGTGCAGACAATCGAGAGCCCGTGCGTCAATATCTGCACGATCGGCGAGGATCGGCTGTGCGAAGGGTGCCGCCGCTCGATCAACGAGATCGCGCAATGGTCGCGGATGACGCCGGCGGAACGCCGCGCGGTGATGGCCGAACTGCCGACGCGTTAG
- a CDS encoding N-acetylmuramidase domain-containing protein, giving the protein MAFYKDDATLKAAALAPKKPIKALPPSGSTLGNVARTYNAIGGLVDRLSAVTGIETLAALAVWMVESGGRPFTQGKPVMRFENHVFWDRWGVEDPKAFDAHFVFGGHGAEGKRWEGHKWREKAGGAWAGFHGDQTKEYDAYHFARTLSGVELAAQSASWGGTQVMGFNCGLIGYASAFDMVNAFARDLRWQVLGFFDFCRSAGLVDEIKAHDWVKFGDGYNGAGGGAVYGPKLKAIYDLKKQFDALPR; this is encoded by the coding sequence ATGGCATTCTACAAGGACGATGCAACGCTGAAGGCCGCGGCCCTGGCGCCGAAGAAACCGATCAAGGCCCTGCCTCCTTCGGGCTCCACGCTGGGCAATGTGGCGCGCACGTACAACGCGATCGGCGGGCTGGTCGATCGGCTAAGCGCGGTGACCGGGATCGAGACGCTGGCGGCGCTGGCGGTATGGATGGTGGAAAGCGGCGGGCGGCCCTTTACGCAGGGCAAGCCGGTGATGCGGTTCGAGAACCATGTGTTCTGGGATCGCTGGGGCGTCGAAGACCCCAAGGCGTTCGACGCGCATTTCGTGTTCGGCGGGCATGGCGCGGAGGGCAAGCGCTGGGAAGGGCACAAGTGGCGCGAGAAGGCGGGCGGCGCGTGGGCCGGTTTCCACGGCGACCAGACGAAGGAATATGACGCCTATCATTTCGCGCGTACGTTGTCGGGCGTCGAGCTAGCGGCGCAAAGCGCGAGCTGGGGCGGGACGCAGGTGATGGGGTTCAACTGCGGCCTGATTGGCTACGCCTCGGCGTTCGACATGGTCAACGCCTTCGCCCGCGATTTGCGCTGGCAAGTGCTGGGGTTCTTCGACTTCTGCCGCTCGGCCGGGCTGGTCGACGAGATCAAGGCGCACGATTGGGTGAAGTTCGGCGACGGCTATAACGGCGCGGGCGGCGGCGCGGTGTATGGCCCGAAGCTCAAGGCGATCTACGACCTGAAAAAGCAGTTCGATGCCCTGCCGCGCTAG